In Hymenobacter aquaticus, a single window of DNA contains:
- a CDS encoding DUF4386 domain-containing protein, which produces MDSRVLKFSPLPYARLGGALYLVIILCGLFAEGLVMSKLVGADAAATARNILAAPLLWRVGVAANVLVVLCALPLLWIEYLLLRPVSPRLVLLALILNLASLAVEAVSKVFMLVVEPLLSNAGYQAAFSAPQLTALASLALRLHDISFNVALVFFGFTCVLNGYLLFRSGYFPRLLGVLMQVAGGCYLVACTAALFAPALAQKLLPGILLPCLLGELSMALWLLIKGVDRAQWQARAGEAA; this is translated from the coding sequence ATGGACTCGCGCGTTCTAAAATTTTCCCCGCTGCCCTATGCCCGCTTAGGCGGCGCGCTGTATCTGGTCATCATCCTGTGCGGGCTGTTTGCCGAAGGCTTGGTGATGAGCAAGCTGGTGGGGGCCGATGCGGCAGCTACTGCCCGTAACATCTTGGCCGCACCGCTGCTGTGGCGCGTCGGGGTAGCGGCCAACGTGCTGGTGGTGCTGTGCGCGCTGCCCCTGCTCTGGATTGAGTACCTGCTGTTACGGCCCGTGAGCCCGCGCCTGGTGCTGCTGGCCCTGATCCTGAATCTGGCGTCGTTGGCGGTGGAGGCCGTCAGCAAAGTATTTATGCTGGTGGTTGAGCCCCTGCTAAGCAACGCCGGCTACCAGGCCGCTTTTAGCGCCCCGCAGCTGACCGCGCTGGCCAGCCTGGCGCTACGGCTCCACGATATTTCCTTCAACGTTGCGCTGGTGTTCTTTGGCTTTACCTGCGTGCTGAACGGCTACCTGCTGTTCCGGTCGGGCTACTTTCCCCGGCTGTTGGGCGTGCTGATGCAGGTAGCGGGCGGGTGCTACCTGGTGGCGTGCACGGCGGCGCTGTTTGCCCCGGCCCTGGCCCAGAAGCTGCTGCCGGGCATATTGCTGCCCTGCCTGCTCGGCGAGCTGTCGATGGCCCTGTGGCTGCTGATAAAGGGTGTGGACCGCGCCCAGTGGCAGGCCCGGGCGGGCGAGGCTGCCTGA
- a CDS encoding helix-turn-helix domain-containing protein: MSTFSTDSEVNIITAVRAHFGLSVRQLASYLGVSAGFVSHLETGRKGLPAALAPRLTVLSRLLPPPLGQGPPAPPEPPESAIYDTLAPLPAPDALLAATELSGATTPAPEPLRQRLRDARQQLLQYGQRLAQQQSRAVLLARRRRGVAQLQTAPFPTEPAETARYARWLGELATDLARDEPDPTQAAADRLLLAARVAALRAEVALLAELSSGS; the protein is encoded by the coding sequence ATGTCAACCTTTTCCACCGATTCGGAAGTCAACATCATAACGGCCGTGCGGGCCCATTTCGGGCTTTCGGTGCGCCAATTGGCCAGCTACTTGGGCGTGTCGGCCGGCTTTGTAAGCCACCTCGAAACCGGCCGCAAAGGCTTGCCGGCGGCCCTGGCCCCGCGCCTGACCGTGCTCAGCCGCCTGCTGCCTCCGCCCCTGGGCCAGGGCCCGCCGGCACCGCCCGAGCCCCCCGAGTCGGCCATCTACGACACGCTGGCGCCCCTGCCCGCCCCCGACGCGCTGCTGGCGGCCACCGAGCTGAGCGGCGCTACTACGCCCGCCCCCGAGCCCCTGCGCCAGCGGCTGCGCGACGCCCGCCAGCAGCTGCTGCAGTATGGGCAGCGCCTGGCCCAGCAACAAAGCCGCGCCGTGCTGCTGGCCCGCCGCCGCCGGGGCGTAGCCCAGCTCCAGACGGCCCCCTTCCCCACCGAGCCCGCCGAAACGGCCCGCTACGCCCGTTGGCTGGGCGAGCTGGCCACCGACCTGGCCCGCGACGAGCCCGACCCCACCCAGGCTGCCGCCGACCGTCTGCTGCTGGCCGCCCGCGTGGCCGCCCTGCGGGCCGAGGTAGCCCTGCTGGCCGAACTGAGTTCGGGGAGCTAA
- the atpG gene encoding ATP synthase F1 subunit gamma, translating to MASLKEVRNRIVSVQSTQQITKAMKMVAAAKLRRAQDNILRMRPYAQRLNSILSNLTSLAGDDVVSEYGVQREVRRVLIIAITSDRGLAGAFNSNIFKGVNALIAERYAAQAAAGNITVLAIGKRAHEYFTKRGPVLGNYNHVFGQLSFDTVRVAAEQAMEGFRTGQFDEVTMVYNEFKNVATQIVRAEQLLPLVAAEAPAAAAATSNVDYIFEPSKEEIVQTLIPQSLKVQLYKAVLESNASEHGARMTAMDKATDNAGELLKSLKLTYNRTRQAAITTEILEIVGGAEALAASRG from the coding sequence ATGGCTAGCTTAAAAGAAGTCCGCAACCGCATTGTATCGGTGCAAAGCACGCAGCAGATCACCAAAGCCATGAAAATGGTGGCGGCGGCCAAGCTGCGGCGGGCGCAGGATAACATCCTGCGCATGCGCCCCTACGCCCAGCGGCTCAACAGCATTCTGAGCAACCTCACCAGCCTGGCCGGTGACGACGTGGTGAGCGAGTACGGCGTGCAGCGCGAAGTGCGCCGCGTGCTGATCATCGCCATTACGTCGGACCGCGGTCTGGCAGGCGCCTTCAACAGCAACATCTTCAAGGGGGTGAATGCCCTGATTGCGGAGCGTTACGCTGCGCAGGCGGCGGCCGGCAACATCACGGTGCTGGCCATCGGCAAGCGGGCCCACGAGTACTTCACGAAGCGCGGCCCGGTGCTGGGTAACTACAACCACGTATTCGGTCAACTGTCGTTTGATACGGTGCGCGTGGCGGCCGAGCAGGCGATGGAAGGCTTCCGCACGGGGCAGTTCGACGAGGTGACGATGGTCTACAACGAGTTCAAGAACGTGGCGACGCAAATCGTGCGGGCTGAGCAGCTGCTGCCACTGGTAGCCGCTGAGGCTCCCGCCGCTGCCGCCGCTACCTCGAACGTGGACTACATCTTCGAGCCCTCGAAAGAGGAAATCGTGCAGACCCTGATTCCGCAGTCGCTGAAGGTGCAGCTCTATAAGGCCGTACTGGAAAGCAACGCTTCGGAGCACGGCGCCCGTATGACGGCCATGGACAAGGCTACCGACAACGCCGGTGAGCTGCTCAAGTCGCTCAAGCTGACTTACAACCGTACGCGTCAGGCGGCCATTACCACCGAGATTCTCGAAATCGTGGGTGGGGCCGAAGCCCTGGCGGCCAGCCGCGGCTAA
- the atpA gene encoding F0F1 ATP synthase subunit alpha, with the protein MADVRPDEVSAILREQLSNFKTEAELEEVGTVLQVGDGVARIYGLGNAQSGELIEFENGLQALVLNLEEDNVGAVMLGDYSEIREGATVKRTNKIASIQVGDGIIGRVVNTLGQPIDGRGPIAGETYDMPLERKAPGVIYRQPVNEPMQTGIKAIDAMIPIGRGQRELIIGDRQTGKSTVALDAILNQREFFERGEPVFCIYVAVGQKASTVAQVVNALQRGGAMDYTVVVAASASDPAPMQFFAPFTGAAIGEFFRDTGRPALVVYDDLSKQAVAYREVSLLLRRPPGREAYPGDVFYLHSRLLERAAKINASDVIAADMNDLPESIRHLVKGGGSLTALPIIETQAGDVSAYIPTNVISITDGQIFLETNLFNSGVRPAINVGISVSRVGGNAQIKSMKKVAGTLKLDQAQFRELEAFAKFGSDLDASTKLTIERGRRNLEILKQPQFSPVKVEDQVAIIYAATNGLLDQVPVNKVREFETEFRQVMQSRHPEELKALKAGKLDDNITNAIRQVAKDLSAVYASK; encoded by the coding sequence ATGGCAGACGTGCGTCCGGATGAAGTATCCGCCATTCTGCGGGAACAGTTGTCGAACTTCAAAACCGAAGCCGAACTCGAAGAGGTTGGTACGGTTCTGCAGGTTGGCGACGGTGTAGCCCGCATCTACGGGCTGGGCAATGCCCAGTCGGGGGAATTGATTGAATTTGAAAACGGCCTGCAAGCGCTGGTTCTCAACCTGGAAGAAGACAACGTAGGGGCCGTAATGCTCGGCGACTACAGCGAAATTCGGGAAGGGGCTACCGTAAAGCGGACCAATAAGATTGCTTCTATCCAGGTTGGCGACGGTATCATCGGCCGGGTAGTAAACACGCTCGGTCAGCCCATCGACGGCCGCGGCCCGATTGCCGGCGAAACCTACGATATGCCCCTGGAGCGTAAGGCTCCCGGTGTAATCTACCGTCAGCCCGTAAACGAGCCCATGCAGACCGGTATCAAGGCTATCGACGCCATGATTCCAATTGGCCGGGGTCAGCGGGAGCTCATCATCGGCGACCGTCAGACGGGTAAGTCGACGGTTGCGCTTGATGCCATCCTGAACCAGCGCGAGTTCTTTGAGCGTGGGGAGCCGGTTTTCTGCATCTACGTGGCCGTAGGTCAGAAGGCTTCGACCGTAGCCCAGGTAGTAAACGCCCTGCAGCGCGGTGGCGCCATGGACTACACCGTGGTAGTAGCCGCTTCGGCTTCCGACCCGGCTCCGATGCAGTTCTTCGCGCCCTTCACCGGTGCCGCCATCGGCGAGTTCTTCCGCGACACGGGCCGTCCGGCCCTGGTGGTCTACGACGACTTGTCGAAGCAGGCTGTTGCGTACCGCGAAGTGTCGCTGCTGCTGCGTCGTCCTCCCGGACGTGAAGCCTACCCCGGCGACGTATTCTACCTGCACAGCCGCCTGTTGGAGCGCGCCGCGAAGATCAACGCTTCGGACGTTATTGCCGCCGACATGAACGACTTGCCCGAAAGCATCCGTCACCTGGTGAAAGGTGGTGGCTCGCTGACGGCTCTGCCCATCATCGAGACCCAGGCGGGCGACGTTTCGGCCTATATCCCGACCAACGTAATTTCGATTACGGACGGCCAGATCTTCCTCGAAACCAACCTCTTCAACTCGGGTGTGCGTCCCGCCATTAACGTGGGTATCTCGGTATCGCGCGTAGGTGGTAACGCCCAGATCAAGTCGATGAAGAAGGTAGCCGGTACGCTGAAGCTCGACCAGGCTCAGTTCCGCGAGCTGGAAGCCTTCGCCAAGTTCGGCTCCGACCTCGACGCCTCGACCAAGCTCACGATTGAGCGGGGCCGTCGTAACCTGGAAATCCTGAAGCAGCCCCAGTTCTCGCCCGTCAAGGTGGAAGATCAGGTGGCCATCATCTATGCCGCTACCAACGGCCTGCTCGACCAAGTGCCCGTCAACAAGGTGCGGGAGTTCGAAACCGAGTTCCGTCAGGTGATGCAGTCGCGCCACCCCGAGGAGCTGAAGGCCCTGAAGGCTGGTAAGTTGGACGACAACATTACCAACGCCATCCGTCAGGTAGCCAAAGACCTGTCGGCGGTATACGCTTCTAAGTAA
- the atpH gene encoding ATP synthase F1 subunit delta, translated as MSEQRVASRYAKSLLDLAEERGTLEQVKLDMDLFRKALEQNRDLRLLLRNPIVKSDKKLAILRAIFGGKVSEITEKFFSIVTQHKRESALEWVATEFQSQYDALRGMQVAQVTTAAPLAPELREQLNTIVRQQSGLQNVTLQESVDESLIGGFILRVGDRQLDESVRNSLRKLRNSFKENPYQHHIN; from the coding sequence ATGTCTGAACAACGAGTTGCCTCCCGCTACGCCAAGTCCTTGCTGGATTTGGCCGAGGAGCGTGGAACGCTGGAGCAAGTAAAGCTCGACATGGACCTGTTCCGCAAAGCGCTGGAGCAGAACCGTGACCTGCGCCTGCTACTGCGCAATCCCATCGTGAAATCCGATAAGAAGCTGGCGATTCTGCGGGCTATTTTCGGCGGCAAAGTGTCGGAAATCACGGAGAAGTTTTTCTCCATCGTGACCCAGCACAAGCGCGAAAGTGCCCTGGAATGGGTAGCCACCGAGTTTCAGTCGCAATACGACGCGCTGCGCGGCATGCAGGTAGCCCAGGTTACCACGGCTGCCCCGCTGGCCCCCGAGCTGCGCGAGCAGCTCAATACGATTGTTCGCCAACAGTCGGGCCTGCAGAACGTTACGCTCCAGGAATCGGTTGATGAGTCGCTGATCGGTGGCTTCATCCTGCGCGTCGGCGACCGTCAGCTCGACGAGTCGGTGCGCAACAGCTTGCGCAAGCTGCGCAATTCTTTTAAAGAGAACCCCTACCAACACCATATTAATTAA
- a CDS encoding F0F1 ATP synthase subunit B, with translation MELITPNIGLIFWQLVIFLIVLFLLAKFAWKPILGSLKEREDSIESALRMADQAKLEMQQLKAGNEKLIAEARMERDKMMQEATQMANQLIEQAKNKATEEGSRMIMQAREAIQNEKHAALTEVKNTAAKLSIDIAERILRRELTDSSSQQQLVDSYLKDVKLN, from the coding sequence ATGGAATTGATAACCCCCAATATTGGTCTGATTTTCTGGCAGCTGGTGATTTTCCTCATCGTGCTGTTCCTGCTGGCCAAATTTGCTTGGAAACCCATTCTTGGCTCCCTCAAAGAGCGCGAGGATTCGATTGAAAGCGCCCTGCGCATGGCCGACCAGGCCAAGCTGGAAATGCAGCAGCTCAAAGCCGGTAACGAAAAACTCATCGCCGAAGCCCGTATGGAGCGCGACAAGATGATGCAGGAAGCCACCCAAATGGCCAACCAGCTCATCGAGCAGGCGAAGAACAAAGCTACCGAGGAAGGCAGCCGCATGATCATGCAGGCCCGCGAAGCCATCCAGAACGAGAAACACGCTGCGCTGACCGAGGTGAAAAACACGGCCGCCAAGCTTTCCATCGACATTGCTGAGCGCATCCTGCGCCGCGAGCTGACTGATTCCAGCTCCCAGCAGCAACTGGTGGACTCGTACCTGAAGGATGTAAAGTTGAATTAG
- the atpE gene encoding ATP synthase F0 subunit C: MLLSLLLQVANSVGLAVMGAGIGAGLVALGVGLGIGRIGGSAMEAIGRQPEASGKIQTAMLIVAALIEGLGLFAVVVCLLISFNL, from the coding sequence ATGCTTCTTTCTCTGTTGTTGCAGGTTGCGAATTCTGTTGGTCTGGCTGTAATGGGTGCCGGTATCGGTGCTGGCCTGGTTGCTCTGGGCGTAGGCCTGGGTATCGGCCGTATCGGCGGTAGCGCCATGGAGGCCATCGGCCGCCAGCCAGAAGCTTCCGGCAAAATTCAAACGGCTATGCTGATTGTAGCGGCTCTGATCGAAGGTCTGGGTCTGTTCGCAGTAGTAGTTTGCTTGCTGATTTCGTTCAACCTCTAG
- the atpB gene encoding F0F1 ATP synthase subunit A, protein MKRLLIALFCILSLPVFANEPTATQAEATDKEAFSPGEMILHHIGDAHEWHFATLGDEEHGTHLTIPLPVIAYQPAKGLSVFSSSKLAHGEAYNGLKLEHEHLVAEDGGKVYDFSITKNVASLLLSAAILLLVFTAVARGYRKNHGGAPRGIQSFFEPLVVFIRDEVAKKSIGPKYERYMPYLLTIFFFIWFNNLLGLMPGAANLTGNIAVTMTLALLTLIITLASSNSNYWHHIFATPGVPKPLLIIMIPVELIGVVVKPFSLMIRLFANITAGHIVVLSFISLIFIFESIFISPVTLAFGLFINILELLVAILQAYIFTLLTAMYIGGAVEEHHDADYQMGGGDGADEAHVAGAAH, encoded by the coding sequence ATGAAGCGTTTACTGATAGCTCTCTTTTGCATTCTTTCGCTTCCCGTGTTTGCCAACGAACCCACCGCAACACAGGCCGAAGCAACCGACAAGGAGGCCTTCAGCCCCGGGGAGATGATTCTGCACCACATCGGGGACGCGCACGAATGGCATTTCGCCACCCTCGGCGACGAAGAACACGGCACGCACCTCACCATTCCGCTGCCCGTTATTGCCTACCAGCCCGCCAAAGGCCTGAGCGTTTTCTCGTCCTCGAAGCTGGCCCACGGCGAAGCCTACAACGGCCTGAAGCTGGAGCACGAGCACCTCGTAGCCGAAGACGGCGGCAAGGTATACGATTTTTCGATTACCAAAAACGTAGCCTCGCTGCTGCTGAGCGCCGCTATTCTGCTGCTCGTGTTTACGGCCGTCGCCCGTGGCTACCGCAAAAACCACGGCGGTGCTCCCCGCGGCATTCAGTCGTTCTTCGAGCCCCTGGTGGTTTTCATCCGCGACGAAGTAGCCAAGAAGTCCATCGGTCCGAAGTATGAGCGCTACATGCCCTACCTGCTGACCATCTTCTTCTTTATCTGGTTCAACAACCTGCTGGGCCTGATGCCCGGTGCCGCCAACCTCACCGGCAACATCGCCGTGACGATGACCCTGGCCCTGCTGACCCTGATTATCACCCTGGCCAGTTCCAACTCCAACTACTGGCACCACATCTTCGCGACGCCCGGCGTACCGAAGCCCCTGCTGATCATTATGATTCCAGTGGAACTCATCGGCGTGGTGGTAAAGCCCTTCTCCCTGATGATTCGACTGTTTGCCAACATCACGGCCGGTCACATCGTGGTGCTGAGCTTCATCAGCCTGATCTTCATCTTCGAAAGCATCTTCATCAGCCCCGTGACCCTGGCCTTCGGCCTGTTCATTAACATCCTGGAGCTGCTGGTTGCCATTCTGCAGGCCTACATCTTCACCCTGCTGACCGCCATGTACATCGGTGGCGCGGTAGAAGAGCACCACGATGCCGACTACCAGATGGGCGGCGGCGACGGTGCCGATGAAGCCCACGTAGCGGGCGCTGCTCACTAA
- a CDS encoding AtpZ/AtpI family protein has product MPPDPNESDRLRAFAKYSGLGFQMLAIIGVCAWGGVKLDEYVHNDKPWYTIGLMVFGLIAATYQVIRSLSRND; this is encoded by the coding sequence TTGCCCCCAGATCCCAACGAGTCGGACCGGCTGCGGGCCTTTGCCAAGTACTCCGGCCTGGGCTTTCAGATGCTGGCTATTATAGGAGTCTGCGCCTGGGGCGGGGTCAAGCTCGACGAATACGTCCACAACGACAAGCCCTGGTACACCATCGGCCTGATGGTCTTCGGCCTGATTGCCGCCACCTACCAGGTTATCCGCTCCCTTTCCCGCAACGACTAA
- the porW gene encoding type IX secretion system periplasmic lipoprotein PorW/SprE, protein MTKYPLFRLLSASAALLPVLLGVGACSSERKSVVGHAYENIVARDNGFFLAREKLRAVEETLYKARLNDYNRVLPLFPTLDDATVGRVTADLDDIIKKASIPIQHRPGSDWTDDSYLLIGKARYYKKEYEDAGKTFKYVNTTAKDLNTKHEALIWLMRTFLALKEYESAAAVSDILDKETGAEQNARELFLTRAEYFLLTGDQQQAILNLEKAIPYISPKNEQSRTRYILAQLYQANGQDKEAYAQLNKILKKNPPYELDFFSKLMLGEVSDLNATDRARLDKYFAKLLKDTKNKEYTDKIYYEMARLEYRQQRYEAALPLLRKAARANSTNRAQKAYTYLLAGRIYYENLQKYRLAAAYYDSTVQNLAREAPEYAATAERSEVLKEFAKQITTIETQDSLQTLARLDSAALRTQLLSFANAELAARKAEAERKAAQQELAARRERQATNGNASALRPGDPDIDPLALANGATGALFYFDNPTALSTAKSDFIRKWGDRQLQDNWRISSQASSSPTTAQGGNVPVSIAGSSSTTVNPASGATLPAAVDPAVQAQQLVKQYRQNLPLTEAQMQASQKLVEEALFALGGIYSQQLKEPARAAETYEKLVARFPQSSHSPEVFYSLYLIYKELNDPKAEAYAQRLRQEFPNSSYARLVADPEYLRRASIANEQVAVQLDSAFAFYKKQEFKKATAVLNRAKKKNPVNDLNDRVDYLNMLLIIRTQPPAAAKAAVEKFRKDYPESPLSLQARELLSSYKRYEEGQIAGALASTDKPSVSMFRPGEVDNRLRIFYGADETPASLPLPAPTVPQPVAPATAAPVTTLPTPPAKAPAKKGAPAAKTPAKAPTETPAPVTPAATTTPATTTPAPTNPTAPASEPVKPATAYATNLAAGHAVVLAFPKGAAPVQTLPAQLGTYNGRFYRANNLQVQQVVLGDNLDLVVVQSLPGAKVAQSYALKLRGPQSPLSKLRGAGYQTIIIGIDNLPLLLQSKDVEEYQRFYEKIYK, encoded by the coding sequence TTGACGAAGTATCCGCTTTTCCGCCTGCTTTCCGCTTCTGCTGCCCTGCTGCCCGTGCTGCTCGGCGTCGGGGCCTGCTCCTCGGAACGTAAGTCCGTGGTGGGCCATGCCTATGAGAACATCGTGGCCCGTGACAACGGCTTCTTTCTGGCCCGCGAAAAGCTGCGCGCGGTCGAGGAAACCCTGTACAAGGCCCGCCTGAACGACTACAACCGGGTGCTGCCGCTGTTCCCGACCCTGGACGACGCCACAGTCGGCCGCGTCACGGCCGACCTGGACGACATCATTAAGAAGGCGTCGATTCCGATTCAGCACCGCCCGGGTAGCGACTGGACCGACGACAGCTACCTGCTGATCGGCAAGGCGCGCTATTATAAAAAGGAGTACGAAGACGCGGGCAAGACCTTTAAGTACGTCAACACCACGGCCAAGGACCTCAACACCAAGCACGAGGCCCTGATCTGGCTGATGCGCACCTTCTTGGCGCTGAAGGAATACGAAAGCGCGGCGGCCGTATCCGACATTCTGGACAAGGAGACGGGCGCCGAGCAGAACGCCCGGGAGCTGTTTCTGACCCGGGCCGAGTACTTTTTGCTGACCGGCGACCAGCAGCAGGCCATTCTGAATCTGGAAAAGGCCATTCCGTATATCTCGCCCAAGAATGAACAGTCGCGCACGCGCTACATCCTGGCTCAGCTCTACCAGGCCAACGGGCAGGACAAGGAGGCCTACGCGCAGCTCAACAAGATTCTGAAGAAGAACCCGCCTTACGAGCTGGATTTCTTCTCGAAGCTGATGCTGGGCGAAGTCTCGGACCTGAACGCCACCGACCGGGCCCGGCTCGACAAGTACTTCGCCAAGCTGCTGAAGGACACCAAGAATAAGGAGTATACCGACAAGATATACTACGAAATGGCGCGCCTGGAGTACCGGCAGCAGCGCTACGAAGCCGCGCTGCCGCTGCTGCGTAAGGCGGCCCGGGCCAACAGCACCAACCGGGCCCAGAAAGCCTATACCTACTTGCTGGCCGGGCGCATCTACTACGAAAATCTGCAGAAATACCGCCTGGCCGCGGCCTACTACGACAGCACCGTGCAGAACCTGGCCCGGGAAGCACCGGAATACGCCGCGACGGCCGAGCGCAGTGAGGTGCTCAAGGAGTTTGCCAAGCAGATTACCACCATCGAAACCCAGGACAGCCTGCAAACCCTGGCCCGCCTGGACTCGGCGGCCCTGCGCACCCAGCTGCTGAGCTTTGCCAACGCGGAGCTGGCGGCCCGCAAAGCCGAGGCCGAGCGAAAGGCGGCCCAGCAGGAGCTGGCCGCGCGGCGCGAGCGGCAGGCCACCAACGGCAATGCCAGCGCCCTGCGCCCCGGCGACCCGGATATTGACCCGCTGGCCCTGGCCAATGGTGCCACGGGCGCCCTCTTTTACTTTGACAACCCGACGGCCTTGAGCACGGCCAAATCGGACTTTATCCGGAAGTGGGGCGACCGGCAGCTACAGGACAACTGGCGCATCAGCAGCCAGGCCTCTTCGTCGCCGACGACGGCCCAGGGCGGCAACGTGCCGGTGAGTATTGCCGGCTCGAGCAGCACGACGGTAAACCCGGCCTCGGGCGCGACGCTGCCCGCCGCCGTGGATCCGGCGGTGCAGGCCCAGCAGCTGGTGAAGCAATACCGGCAGAACTTACCCTTGACCGAAGCGCAGATGCAGGCTTCGCAGAAACTGGTGGAGGAAGCCCTGTTTGCCCTGGGCGGCATTTACAGCCAGCAGCTGAAGGAGCCGGCCCGGGCCGCCGAAACCTACGAGAAGCTGGTGGCCCGCTTTCCGCAGAGCAGCCACTCGCCCGAGGTATTTTACAGCCTCTACCTGATTTATAAGGAGCTGAACGACCCCAAAGCGGAAGCTTACGCCCAGCGGCTGCGCCAGGAGTTCCCGAACTCGTCGTATGCCCGCCTAGTGGCCGACCCGGAGTATCTGCGGCGGGCTTCCATTGCCAACGAGCAGGTAGCGGTTCAGCTCGATTCGGCGTTTGCCTTCTACAAAAAGCAGGAGTTCAAGAAGGCTACGGCCGTCCTGAACCGGGCGAAGAAGAAAAACCCGGTAAATGACCTGAACGACCGGGTGGACTACCTGAACATGCTCCTCATCATCCGGACTCAGCCGCCGGCAGCGGCAAAAGCGGCCGTGGAGAAGTTCCGCAAAGACTACCCGGAAAGCCCCCTGAGCTTGCAGGCCCGGGAGCTGCTCAGCAGCTATAAGCGCTACGAGGAAGGGCAGATTGCCGGGGCCCTGGCCTCCACCGATAAGCCATCCGTGTCGATGTTCCGGCCCGGGGAGGTAGATAACCGTCTGCGCATTTTCTACGGGGCCGACGAAACGCCCGCCAGCCTGCCGCTGCCCGCGCCTACGGTGCCGCAGCCCGTTGCACCGGCCACAGCAGCGCCCGTAACCACGCTGCCCACGCCACCGGCCAAAGCTCCCGCGAAGAAAGGCGCGCCGGCGGCCAAAACGCCAGCTAAGGCTCCAACCGAAACGCCCGCCCCCGTTACCCCGGCAGCTACTACCACTCCGGCTACTACCACTCCGGCTCCAACCAACCCGACGGCTCCGGCTTCCGAGCCGGTTAAGCCAGCCACGGCCTACGCTACCAACCTGGCGGCCGGCCACGCGGTGGTGCTGGCTTTCCCAAAAGGAGCAGCGCCGGTGCAAACCCTGCCCGCGCAGCTAGGTACCTACAATGGCCGCTTCTACCGGGCCAACAATCTGCAGGTGCAGCAGGTGGTGCTGGGCGACAATCTGGACTTGGTGGTGGTACAATCCTTGCCGGGCGCCAAAGTGGCGCAGAGCTACGCCCTGAAGCTGCGCGGCCCTCAGTCGCCGCTGAGCAAATTGCGCGGCGCGGGTTACCAAACCATCATTATTGGTATTGATAACCTGCCCCTGCTGCTGCAAAGCAAGGATGTGGAAGAGTATCAGCGCTTCTACGAGAAGATCTACAAATAA